From Triticum aestivum cultivar Chinese Spring chromosome 7B, IWGSC CS RefSeq v2.1, whole genome shotgun sequence:
agagctagatgctcgacatcttatgtcatgccacgagatgagtgggaggatgtcatgttctatatcttgcacaacatcaaggaagttgaggatgagtggatgaggtaatacctttgcaccattcttttagtcaattcattatgttcactttgcctagttcttataccgcttttcttattgtagtcgattcgttgaggaagagtggacgggaatgctgcctcctactgaagcggaggcacttgctcttctccgaaagggtgctgatggaaggaaaaatttcgttgcgtggttcatggagaaagtaatattTCACACTTCCCTATTACCCATTTCACActtccaattaaactcatgcaccctataatttcaattaaacttgtagggaaatgatccgaacgaatcaatggatgaagaattgagatgggtttccatgggttttgaccctaccgtcatgacatgccaaaagtatgatgtgaatgggtatcgcttccatacagaggagcaccagaacagtcggcctgatcccaaaaccataaataccggagtcttcaccgaaggagataataaagtagattactacggaagggtaggaaaaatatacgagcttacattcaaacgtggccgtaaacacctaagtctcactgtgttcaaatgccgatggttcgaccccaaaaagggtctgagacatacgccttctgttggtttagttgaagttaaaccatcaaccgtctatgccggagctgatctctttatcgccgctacccaggccacacaagtatattatctgccttacccatgccagaaagagtacctaaagggttgggaagttgtgttcaaggtgtcgccacatggtaagctaccggacccgaacgatgatgattactacaacataaaccccatgacatacgtgggagtgttctttcaagaggaacaTTATGACGTGGTCCAAAACaaggaggatgatgacttgggttatgttgacctggacccaaacgacgacggagcacggattgatggtgaggcagttgtgaatcaaagagacataattatgcttgaaaagttaaatgaagacgccgacgctgatgatgaggaagagcctccacctccgtcagacaacgaagaagatatgcgggatagtgatgatgagaccggtcgacaaatagattacaatagtgatgattcatatgggttctagaaaatgtatgtTCTTTTAATAATGTGCTCTTCCGTTATTAATGtctttcctgtatgcttgttttcTATATCCTTACTGATTGTTTATTCTCTtccaatgcaggtttgctaatcatgggcatgTCCAGCGGTGCCAGTTTCCTCAGTAAACTCAAaggaggacttactcggagtggacgagcccacaaggttccctcccgactacgcgaggatggcacctcacagggaggtggaggggtcgggggaggagaccctagaggaggaggggtgggggagagcccctagaggacgaggaggtggggAGAGAGGCGGGCCAAAAAACTCTGGGCagtgtccgaaataggagggtcttcttcgatgccctcctatgctgatgcagcttctgagtctgaggtggaggagtatgttcctgatgtcgaggaggaggaggccgaggaggaggaggccgaggaggagggtgaggaggagggcgaggagggtggaggggaggttgaccccgagttgtggggtgacttgccaccgggtgcttcgcaggggtggctgcgtggtaatgccggagtacctacaccaccttctatcgaggcgcacaagtggctcattgaacccgcggggacagagtaagtgcatctcaatcatattttcaacacatgacaacatttttttattgtacacatggcaaccctttgattcttttgcagtaactggatccttcgcggaaagggccgtaaaccgaacggccttatcactgtcctgttgaagcagttttggcctggcctattctgcccgcggccagacagggacccgcagctgcgtgttttggccacaagttgggcccactacgaggcttgcagcaacgcggagtacgggacggccgctaaggccgtgatcaccaaattttgggtaagttccctTTTGAATCACTTATCTTCAGTTTcattcatagtttatcattgaatcactcaactcatgccttgtttgcttctggtttatgcatgattgcagcaactctatagagttcttgacaagcacaaggccagagccgacctGGTCTTACTTGCGTCTgcaaagaagaaagctcgtcagttgcagtacgaggtgcgttgggttgccgtctcgcagtactaccacatctacctgcaacaaaagatgaccaaaactcaagcacagaagcaaaaacttaccatgagcagggagcagttcatgatggtaactattactgacttttcattgtttcaaggagtcaactatatgtttcgtgctcacatgtcatgcttccaaaatttgcataggttgttcctcgttggtgctatggaaggcatgacggatgggcgtgtttggtggataggtgggtcggtgacgatccagagtttgctgccaagagcatcaaggcctgggctaaccgtggaaaagacgggacacacggccaaggaaacaggaaccactggggcttcaaggccatgaaggtatatctatatgaaagatgcattttggttcttctttaccgtcatgttcttatgtatggctaacttctgtttgacgttgcaggaggacaagttgcagaggccgctctcagacatggagtcgtggaagctggcccgcgagcggagtgatcgcaaggagggcgagagccagtactacggcaacaccgagcaacacctggagtcttacactcagaactatcagaagttgcatccggatgttcccgttcctgaggtcgcccagtctcagatcgacgacacggcggtggtggccatccagggtaagtcccatggccggtatccgtgtttcgatggcttgatcactccgtcgatctcgtacacacggcttcgagctaccaacccgagcccgttagagagtacggggcgttcgcagcctcccttagtccgccaacgtgctgtaagtacttccccttatcttctttgtctctatctttcttagtttattttcatcactgcccacttagaaacaacctcaattttgtaggcatatcaggcctttctcgagcataggcatattgaggtgagggagtacttgcaacgagtgaaggcaaacgatgattacagccgtcaagtgatggcggttagttttgccctcttaaaccaagctcaaatttgcactttcattccttctgacttTGTTGATCACGGCTTGTTCTAAGTGgacttgtttaactaacatccaggctatgttggcgtcttggactaaccgcacggagccaccacaagttggacccccaccaccacctgcgggagacgcCCCACACATTCCCACGTTCGAGGAATGGCTGGCACTAGGCGGTGATACTCCGGTTAGTAAATTTGCCTAACTaatgacaaactagttctcgttcattcaacactatcatgtcatatttaccgttagaatcttctttcaaacatgtaggggaccggtggctgactcctgctccgtcgaccccagtcactctgatctggcagagtgatggtggtcgcggtggcggttttggcggaggtggacttggcggtggcggttttggcggaggtggacttggtggtggtggtggttttggcggaggtggacttggcggaggtggtggttttggcggaggtggactcggtggtggtggtggttttggcggaggtggactcggtggtgcttgatgtcgatgatgattccgTGTATGCGGCCGTTGTGCCATGTCTTTCATGTTTCAACTTTcatgatgtttcatgtcttgcactactctTATGTTCGTGAACTTtcgccggtgatgatctttagatgatgaacttgactatgtttaaatgatgatgatgaactgtcatatttcatattattctgttttgaaatgctgtcaaatgaattagaaaagagaaaacagggaaaaaaaactatgcctacggcaaagccgtcggcatatatacgcTCAGGAGCCACCAGTAggcgacacgtggcagggctatgcctacggcaaagccgtcggcatagatgatctatgccgacggctttgccgtaggcatagccctgccgccaGGTCGAACCAGGGGGCGACACGTGGCAAAGATATGCCGACAGCTTTGCCATCGACATATCTTTGCCACGTGTCGCCCCCTGAGTCGCCAACagttttgacggcgccgtccgttgccgtcagacggaaaactacgccgacggctaaactatgccgacggctgccccagggccgtcggcatgccctcctatgccgacggctatattATGCCAACGGTCTGATAGGagtacgctgacgtgatctacactgacggggctatgccgacggcagccgtaggcatagatctatgccaacggcataggacctatgccgacggcccttggccgtaggcatagcccaCGAGTCCGGTAGTGACACTCACTATCGTCGCTCGCTCGCCGTTGTCAGAACTGCTTGGAGTTGGAGGACGCACTCCCTGTCAGGTAGATTTGTCTCGCCGTGTATTTTCTGACGTCCAACTCACGTGATTCAAAACTACAGAGTACCACCGTGTTCCATGATTTCTGTAGACAATTCAAAAGGTGATACAACGTAGTTGTGCATTTCTCACCTTAACTTGTTTTTAGGTTGACCAAGCAGTGTCCTATTTACCCTCTTGATGATGTGGATTAACGCTGCAAGTGGGACTGTTCCTGGGAATCCCACCTTGATCCACCTAGTCCCAACACGGCTTGATGGAAAAGAAGTGGATGTCCCATCAAAACTAGCGCATAATAGGTGGGAATAAGTGGGATCCCACTTAACAGATGCATCATATGCATAACTGAGAAAAATTGCAATTTCCGGTTTCTTTCTTTCCAGCGAAAAATTGCAATTTGCAGCATTTGGGAAAGTGAATTGCACGTCTCCCTCCTTTGAGCGTTCATCAAACAAATTCCAACCCGGCCAGTACCAAACCCTCTCCTCTCGGTCTGCCTCGAATCATCCATGGACATGGATCTTCGCCGCCATCACCACGCTGGAGAATTCGGTCGGTAATTAACCTCATGCTCCTCCTCTTATCTTCTCCGCCTCATCCATGTATCAGCTAGCAAGCAACCGAGTCATAGCAATCGCAAActtgaatgaatgaatgaatcaaCCAATCGATCGATCATTCGCAGTGGCGGACGTGGTGCTGTGGCGGCGAGGCCGGGCGAACCTGAGTGCGCTGCTGCTGGCGGCCGCCGTCGCCTCCTGGATCCTCTTCAACCGCGCCTCCGGATACACGGCCGTCTCGCTGGCCGCCGACGTGCTGCTCCTCCTGCTGGCGGTGCTCTGCGCGTGGTCCAGGGCCGCGCGCCTCCTCGGCCGCCCCGCCCATCCCCGAGACCCCGACCTGCAGCCGGCGGCCGACGAGCTCGCCGCGATGGTCCGCTCCGGCCTTGCCGGCctcacctccgcctcccgccgcgtCACGCAGGGCCAGCCCGGCTCCGGGCGCGTCttcgcctgcctcgccgccgccgccctgctcgGCCGCCTCGCGCGCGACCTCCCCACCCTTTTCATAGCAGGAACTGGAATCTGTGCGCTCGGGCGGGTTGCTCTATCCTCTCGTAACAAGTGGGGTTAGGGTGGGTTCCAATGGGCTAATAGGGTTAGCCCACTTAATATTCTGCCGGTCCAGTGGAAATCCACTAATGCAATTTAAGTGGGATGGGATTCTTAGTCCCACTTATTCCCACCCCCACCTGCAGCGTGATGTGGATGTTATCAAAATATCAAGGAAGGAAAGCTTCTGTAGATAGCATCATCCGCCAGATTAGCTGGTTATACAGTCTCAACTGGTGGCCGAATTACTGAGGGACTAGATATACTTGCTGATGTGGGAACACACAAATATCAGTTAAATCATAAAAGCAATGTGAGTGTAATGGGCATACCTTTTTTGTTGCGGGTGGTAATGGGCAATTGGGCATACTTCTCTCAGGTGGTGCCGTAGAAGTGAGAGACTATCTCTTGATCTGAGGCTACACTAGACGCATGGTGAGATAGTAGCTAAGCCAGTAAGTGAAATGTACCACTGGAGGGAGTATTGCTTCACTTTTGTTGCTTCGATAGTCGGATTAGTAATTCTAAATGTGCATGGCAAGATCCAAaatatgcaaaaataataataataagctccCGCCTTCTCGGACAAGCATCACATTTCTACTTATGAGTCTGATAGTTTCAAAATAATAAGCTACCGCAGCTTAGTTTTCATACAGACCATGCCAAGGTACTATATTGGAGTTATATTGTTCCTCTGATTTTTTTCCTATATCAAATAACTGCTTGTGTTTGTTTAACTGATAATAAAAAAAGTCATGACTTattattttaaaattttaattttttaaaatcacaacTGCAAGTAGTTCGATGAACACTTCCATtatctttttgaaagaaaaacaaGTGATTGATTATTCCAGAACATAGTATATTTATGTTCTTGCAGTGGTTGGTTGTGCATGAATGGTGATTGCAACTAAATTGAAAGTTTGGAACATACCAGTGTCTCTTTGTTTTGCGGCCTCATTGCTCAGGCAAGTGCCGCACAAAAAAGAAATCCAATTATGTTGTTCCTCAGATGTCATATTTATTGACTAGGTCTTTTTTCCCGTTCTAACCGAGTTTGTGGGTCATTTCTTCCGATTAAGCATTTCCGTTTGATAAACCTACTTGATATGTTTCACTAATTTCTGTTGCGGTAGAATTCTCTAATTAGTTACATATTCTTCATTTAGGCAAAATTATGTAACGCAGGAACTGGAAGCTACTTATATTAGAAGTCCAAAGATTTAATTTTAACTTGCTAGTAATCATATCAGAATTCATTGTTGTATGATTCATAATCTTAAAGACACGTACGTTATTTTACTCCATCGGTTCTCGTAGGATGACCCTTTAGTTATTGTTTATGTACTTTCTTTTGTCCGTAGCAATGCACGGGCAATTTACTAGTATATAAACTATATTTGATTGTGGAGTTACCTTTACAGAACTCTAATAGAATGGATTTAATCTAACCCTTGCATGTATTTTGATAGTGTCTTCCATTCATCATTAATCATTTACTTATGTCTTAGTTGTCCTACAGCACCTTGTCGGGAATTGTATAATGCCATTTTGGATTCTTGGTTGAGATGCTTGCCATATTTCTTCTATTTCCAGGACGACACTTTAGTTTTACTAATCCATAGATCTCATGCTGCCATGTCAATAGGTACCTCATCATCATTGATGATATATGGGATATGAGTTCCTTGGATATAACCAAATGTGCTTTTATTGATAGTAAGTGTGGAAGCAGAGTAATCACAACTACTCGTATCTTTGAAGTGGCGAAAGAGGCAAGTGACATTTACAAGCAAGAACCTCTTTCTCCTGGTAAATCGAAGGAATTGTTCTGTATGAGATTATCTATTGGCAAAAGCAAAAGCCCTTATCATGAATCAGTTAAGATATCTGAGAAGATATTGCAGAAATGTGGTGGCATACCGCTAGCTATCGTTACAATAGCTAGCTTGTTGGCTAGTAAACCAGTAATGGATTGGCCTGGGGTCTATGACTCTATTGGTTTTGGGGATGAAGATAACAAAGAAGTGAATACCACAAGAAAGATACTGCTATATAGCTACTATGATCTTCCATATTATCCGCGGCTTTGCCTATTGGACTTGGACCTAGGCATATACCCTGAAGATTATGAGATAAAAAAGGACACTTTAATTTGGAAGTGGGTAGCCGAAGGATATGCCCATGGGGAACCAGGAAAAGGATTATTTGAGGTTGGAGAGAGATACTTGAACTTGCTCATAGATAGAAGCATGATCCAGGCAGTGGAGAAGCCATATAAGAGCATCATATATGCTTGTCGTGTGCATGATTTGGTTCTTGATATGATTCATTTCCTATCAGAAGACGAAGGTTTTGTTACTGCATCAAACAGTGACAGGACATCTCCACGTATCACTGCTCGTAGGTTAGCCATAAATAATGAAGTCGTAAAGCGGCGGGATGGATCTGTGGCTGACCCGAGCATGCAGCAAGTGAGGTCATATAGTGCCACCATGTGTCAATTTCGTATGGTGCCATTGCTTTCAAACTTTAAAGCTCTACATGTGTTGGCTTTAGAAGAGTGCAAGTTCATCGCAAGCGTGCAATTCTCCGTGGTGCCGAAAAATTCTCCTTATCATCTTAAGCATCTTGGGAGGCTGATTCACCTGAGGTACCTTGGTATCTCGGAGCATCTTGGGAAGATAGAGGTCCCTGAAGAAATAGGGAATCTAAGGTTTTTGCAGGTACTGGACTTGGGCAGAAGTGGCATAGAGAAACTGCCTCAGAGTGTTGGTCGGCTAACACAACTGAAGTGCCTACGCTTTGGCGGTTCTTGCATGGGGGTGTTGGACTGGACGAATCTAACATCTCTGGAAGAGCTACAGTGGCACCATGTCTCTCCAGACTTTCTGAAAGGGCTGGGCACGCTGAAGGAGCTGAGACAGTTGAACGTACTCCTTCAAAAGCAAGATAATGTGTTGTTCAAAGATTTGATGGGACGTGTTGCCAATCTACAAAAACTTCAAGTCATAGAACTCGATTGTTTGATTACACAGCTTAAGCCGTGGTCTGATTACGCTGGCTCTGTGGCCCTTGGGCACCTCCGTCATCTGAAACTGTATGGCCCGCTTCCTGGGCTGCCAGTGTGGATTAACTCCTCATGCCTCCCAAACCTCTGCCACTTGCGTATGAAACTGACAACTATGGAACCGCAGGATATGGAGATCCTCGGGAGGTTCTCAGAGCTCATTACTCTACGCATTCGTTGCAAGGATGGCGTTGTTTTTCCTGACACCATGGAGGAGGGTGCATTCCCCAAGTTGAGATACTTGGAACTGAGTAATTCTAAACAACCCAGATTTGTATGGGGAGCAATGTCCAGCCTTGAGTATTTTCAGTTCATCAGCCTGGTAGGGACCCAAGGCTTGGACTTTCATAGCCTGGTGAACCTGACTCGTCTTGAGGAAGTTGATGCTGAAATCAGAGGCAACACTGCAATGGGTATCGATGTGCGGCAGGCACGTGCGTCGTTGAAGCATGCAGTTGAGATCCATCCCAACCATCCCGCACTCAAGGTACGTGCTACTAACATTGCAAATGTTGTGTCTCTCTCATGTACTTGTAAAAGGAGACGAGTTTCTTTCTCATTTCACCTTTATTTCATTTGCAGATTCGTGCCAACCATCTCGCACGCAATGTATGTGTGACGTGTAACATTACAAAAGTGGTTTCTTTTCTCATGTACTTATAAGAAGAGATTTTCTGTAGACATATATTACTAATGGCTTTCTATATCTGTTTCAGGAGGCGAGCTAGTTGTGCTCGATCTTCAATCTTCAGGTATGAATCCCATGCGAAtttgaaattttcagaaaaaatgtCTGTGTACGTCATGTACACTTAGGTACGTGCACTGATCCGTTGTTCACTTATCTATATAATCATTCTTACATTATGTGACTACATTTTATAGGTCAACCAGGGCTGCGTCAGTGAGTCCTGCTTTTCCTATGAGGAAATGCCATCAGCAAGCTACAGGAGTAAAATCGTGAGGTGGCTTGGAATCCAACAATACGATTTTTCTGTAATCAGCCTCCGTGcctttgacccactttgacccacTTATGGTTTAATTTGTTCACCACGCCTTTTCTGGTAGCTACTCGGTTATATTTTTTTGGTGTGGCAATGTTTTGTCATCAACCAATGGACCAAACAGGCTCTTAGTATCTCCTTGCATGTGTAAAGTACATTGTTCTATTTGTTTCTCCAGAATTTTGATGAGATTTGGTTGTTTGGAAATTGAATATGAGAATCCAGAGTAGAAAACTAGAAATATATATGATTTATTATATTTTATTagtgctaggtggtctatggatctagatgtaatttttattatttctagtgctcgttgtactaccatgattgaagatgaatagattgaaagttttcctcGCAAAGAAAAAAGTATGTTGTTGTAAAATCTTTGTAGAATATGAGTAGTGTTCCTtatgcatgttgagataaataaagtTCGTTGATGAAGTAGCATAAGTAGCATTTcccttgcatgttgagagaaataaaaATAGTGAGGTTGATGTGGTGGCTTatgtgcatgttgagataaatggAAGTAGCGGGGATCAACTTAGTATATCATCTCTGTTCTACAAACTCTGCCTTCTTGGCTGCAGCCCGAAGAAATATATACGCTTGAGAGCTTCAGGAGTGTTTCATCCCTCCCTGTTGTGCGGGCGCGCGTGTGGTGTTACACACCTCGAGCCAACTATAGTAGAAGTCTACTTTAAGCACTACAACAGCTCCTCACAAGATCCTCTCAGCAGAATATCGTGTGTCACCTATATTCAGTAGATGACGACCTCGGATTACCCTTGTTCGACAAGTTGAGGTGCAGAGAAACAAGCATCACACAGATCACGACCATCAAGCAGCCGACGAGCGTGCCAAAGAAGAGCGCCCCGGGTCGCCTCGTCTGCATGAACCCATACACTCCCTCGGATGTCACCAGGATGACATCGGTCAAGCCATCACCGGAGAAGTCCTCGAGGATCAACGCGTGAGTCGGTGGCACAGAGAGCTCGATGGACGCCGGTAGGCCACCAGAAGGAGATGACCAGAGCCTCCTGATCGCCGCTCGCAACAATCACCTGCTTTGGGTCGTAGGCTTGCAGAGAGAAGGCCTTGAGAGTGGGATCACAGCGTTCTCCGTCATccctgatggagatggagatggaaggTTTGTCCATGTCGTGCCTGGAGGCATCAGGTCAATACTCAAGTCCAGAAAGATAGTGTCTGAATTAAGGTGAACGATGATATCGGCCACTACTTCCAAACGCATAAGgggttgagacaaggggattccatgtcacctcttttgttcaatattgtggcagatatgttggccgtcattattggcagggccaagcaACACGGCCATGTAGAGGGTCTAgttcctcatctggttgatggaggggtgtccattctacaatatgttgatgacactatcattttcatggaacatgacatggctaaagcacgtaacatgaaacttatcttatgtttattcgaacaattgtctggaaaaaattaattttcataagagtgaGGTGTTCTGTTTTGGGAAAGCCAAAGACGAGGAACATACCTACGGACAATTATTTGGATGTGAATTAGGTGCTTTACCATTCAGTTACTTGGGTATTCCGATTCATCACCGTAAATTATCCAATAAGGAATGGAAGTGTATTGAAGAACGAATCGAAAAAAAACTCAGCTACTGAAAAGGCAAGTTGATGTCTTATGGAGGTTGACTAGTTTTGATTAACTTAGTATTGACTAGCATGCCAATGTTTTTACTTTCGTTCTTCGAAATCCCGAAAGGAATCCgaaagcgacttgatttctttagatctcgtttcttttggcagtctgatgaggccaagaggaaataccgtctcgcgcgttgggatatcctttgtcgacctaaagaccaagggggCCTCGGTATTGAGAACTTGGAGATTAAGAATAAATGCCTGATGAGCAAATGGTTGTACAGGTTAGAGATAGAGCCGGAGGGCATGTGGGCTCAAATCCTGCGCAATAAGTATTTGCACTCGAAAACGCTAGCCCAGGTTACCATCAGACCGTCTGATTCAccgttctggaagggacttatgagaacAAAGGAtatgttctttcgtagggtcaaattcttgattggcaacgggatgtcaacaagattttgggaggatacgtggctaggAGAGACACCACTGGCCTTACAATATCCTACCCTTTATAATATTGTGCAACGGAAGGGAGATTACGTAGGTATCGTCCTTCAGACTATTCCCTTGAACATTCAATTCAGACGTACGCTAGTGGGTGAGAGATGGACAGCCTGGATGCACTTGATTCGGAGATTGATTGAAGTTCGACTCTCCGATGTGCCTGACTCCACAAAATGGAAGTTAACTAAAAATGGGATATTTACGGTGAAATCTTTTTATACGGATCTGATTAATTCTGGCCCCATCCCGAGGTCCCTTCATATATGGAAGGTTAAAGTTCCTTTGCGGATcaaaattttcatgtggtttgtccacaagcaagtaatactcacAAAGGACAACTTACTTAAGAAGAAGATGGGTAGATAACTCgcggtgttgtttttgtactcaggATGAGAAAATACAACATTTATTTATCGAATGCCCACTTGCAAAGTTACTTTGGAGgacgattcatatagcttttaatatcAATCCTTCAGTAGATATTGTGTCATTGTTTGagacgtggttagctggggttgaaaAGATCACGgtagctcgtattcggattggaatatgtgcgctattatgggctatatggaactgcagaaatgatatgatttttaacagacaacacaacttaacttttttgcaggttatcttcagagctacagcttggatccgt
This genomic window contains:
- the LOC123161254 gene encoding reticulon-like protein B12, with product MNQPIDRSFAVADVVLWRRGRANLSALLLAAAVASWILFNRASGYTAVSLAADVLLLLLAVLCAWSRAARLLGRPAHPRDPDLQPAADELAAMVRSGLAGLTSASRRVTQGQPGSGRVFACLAAAALLGRLARDLPTLFIAGTGICALGRVALSSRNKWG